From the Lysinibacillus fusiformis genome, the window AGGCAACTGTTCCTAAGCTAACGGTCATTGTGCGTAAAGCGTATGGTGCAGGATTATATGCGATGGCTGGCCCTGCGTTTGAACCAGACTGCTGTATTGCATTATCAAATGCACAAATTGCCGTAATGGGACCAGAAGCTGCTGTCAATGCCGTCTATGCCAATAAAATTGCAGAACTTCCAAAAGAAGAACAAGCAAGCTTCATTGCCGAGAAACGTAAAGAATATCAAGAGGAAATTGATGTGTATCGTTTAGCTTCAGAGCTTATCATTGATGATGTGATTGAACCTAATGAGCTACGTAAGGTACTAGAAAATCGCTTAGAACTTTATATGTCAAAATACTTATTATTCTCACAACGTAAGCATGGGGTAAACCCAGTTTAAACATACTTATTGCAAGGCTGTCTCTGCTGCTAGGAGACAGCTTTTTTGGATGATAATTTTTTTCAGCTACTTGCAAGCTATAGTTGAGCATATTAAAATATGGGAAGGAATAAAGGGAAGTGGGTGTTAAGCTTGTCTAAAAACAACATAGCGGATGTTCAGAATAATGCCAAGCTCCCATTACCATATCGGGATGTCATTGATACATATTATTTGCCGCTAAAGATCGCAGGTTGGATTTTATTTAGTATCTATTCATTTATGGCTTTTTATAAATTGGTTATTGATCGCTTAGTAGATGTAGTCGTCGTTTTATTTAAAGGAGATTACTCGATAGGTGACTTAGGATTGTTTGATTATAGTAGTTGGCGGTTAACTACTAATTTTATTCCCTTCGAAACGATTCTCCGTTATATAAACTACTCTCAATATTTTAATTGGGAAATTATAATCGTTAACTTACTTGGCAACTTATTAATTTTTACGCCAATGGGCTTTTTACTGCCATTACTATCGAAGAAATTCCGAAAAGCGTGGGTCATTATTTGTTTAGGCTTTTTTTCTAGTCTTGCTGTCGAAACCGTTCAATTTATTTTTACCGTCGGCTCTGCGGATATTGATGATTTAATTTTAAATACAATTGGTGCATGGCTTGGTTACTTAGCTTATAAAGGTATATTGATTAGACCCAAAAAATGAGAAAGACAGTCCAGAATGAGGGGCTGTTTTTTTACGTCGATTAACACTGTTTGATTAGTGTATATGGTAATAAATTTTATTGAAAATAGTATGGAGTTAATAAATGAATGTGAAAAATATTGACTTTATAAGAGTCTTTATACCTAATTTCGAAAATAGTTAGTATCTCTTTAGGAGGTTAGTAGTAATTAGTGCTTGAATTTAATAGTGAAAATTCCGATAATGAGTGTACAGAAACTATTCAAATGGTATAGATAGAGTGTAAGTAAGTATGTTCATATCTATTATCTAATTAGCATATGAAGATAGAAGGGCGAGGTGAAAACTATGAAAATATCAAATTTAATGGAACAAGAAAGAATTTCATCGCAGCATAATCGTAAAAAGATATTGCAACGTAAAGAGGCGGGAGATGCATATAGAAAAAATGCGATGTATTTCCAGCCAAAGAAAAACCCATTATTGATTGAACTTGAAAAT encodes:
- a CDS encoding VanZ family protein, translating into MLSLSKNNIADVQNNAKLPLPYRDVIDTYYLPLKIAGWILFSIYSFMAFYKLVIDRLVDVVVVLFKGDYSIGDLGLFDYSSWRLTTNFIPFETILRYINYSQYFNWEIIIVNLLGNLLIFTPMGFLLPLLSKKFRKAWVIICLGFFSSLAVETVQFIFTVGSADIDDLILNTIGAWLGYLAYKGILIRPKK